The Spirulina subsalsa PCC 9445 region TGACTAAAAAGAAACTATCCTCAATTTTTTGATAGAGCCAAGCCACGCAACTAATGGGGCAAAAGGTATGATAATTTCCGGTTTCGCAATCAAAGTTTAATCCGGTTGGTTCTTGAGCAACAGTCATTTTTCTTTTCTCTGGTAATGTGAGTTCGGTGTTAATCGTTTGGGTTATCCCCCTAAATCTCCCTTTGAAAGGGGGACTTTTTTTCTGGTATCCCCTTCCCAAGGGGAACTTTCCCTCTTTCCCCTCTTCCCAAAGGAGGACTTTCCCTCTTTCCCCCCCTTCCAAAGGGGGGCTAGGGGGGATAAAATTTCCTCACTAAACCATCATCAAATCTAATTCATCCTCCACAGTCACCGAAGCCGCTTTAGGAGGATTGAGATAATAGTCAGAAAGTAGAGTAAATAATTCCCGATCCTGCGCCTCACTGGGAACAACCCCCTCCGGTAACGCTAAAACTTGATCAGCAATATTGAGGTAAAAATCACAGACATAATTGAGCGAGGGATCTTGTTCCGCCATCTCAAAGAGGGTTTTCCCTTTCACCCGAGAAACACGAATATCTTCAATTAAAGGCAGCACTTCCAAAACAGGCATCGGCACCGCTTCAATGTACTTTTCAATTAAATCCCGTTTAGAGGTACGATTACCAATTAATCCCGCTAAACGGAGGGGATGGGTGCGGGCTTTTTCTCGTACAGAAGCGGCGATGCGATTGGCAGCAAAGAGGGCATCAAACCCGTTATCGGTGACAATCATGCAGTAGTCGGAATAGTTCAGAGGAGCAGCAAATCCGCCACATACTACGTCCCCTAAAACATCAAATAAAATAACATCATATTCATCAAAAGCGTTTAATTCTTTGAGCAGTTTAACGGTTTCTCCTACTACATAACCGCCACATCCTGCACCTGCCGGGGGGCCTCCTGCTTCGACACAATCCACTCCCGCATAGCCTTTATAAATTACATCTTCGGGCCAAATATCCTCATAGTGAAAGTCTTTTTCTTGTAGGGTGTCAATGATGGTGGGAATGAGAAACCCTGTAAGGGTGAAGGTGCTGTCATGTTTGGGATCACAACCAATCTGTAAGACTTTTTTCCCCCGTTTGGCTAGGGCAACGGAGATGTTGCAGCTTGTGGTTGATTTACCGATGCCACCTTTTCCATAAACTGAGAGTTTCACGTTGGTATATCTCCTAAATGATAGGTCGTTTAAAGGGTTGGGAGTTTTTCTAGTTGTTTCTCTTGATTGCATTATTGACCAAGGGAATCACTCTTGGAAAGGGGGGCAAAAAATGAATCGGGGTGATAATCGGGGTTTTTAGCTCTATTTAAGTTTAATAGAGAATCTCAGTTATTAGAAACTGTTTCAAGCTTATTTAAAGTTTTATTCTTTATTTTTTGTTTTTTATTATATTAATATAGTACAATAAAAAATAATGCCTAAAGTTGAAGCTCTATCCTCACGCTGGAACGCTATCCCAGCAAGGGGAACAGGCTTTATTGCTTTAGGGGTTTGTTCTCTTGAGAATTTTCGATTAAATCCTGAAATTGGCGGAATTTAGTCTCTGGTTTAGGGGATTGCTGAGTAGGATTAGCACAAAAAAGCCCCCCGAAAACGTTATTCTGGGAGGATTTGGGCTGATTTTCAACGGGTTTTTAGGGAGTCAAGGGGAGAGGTAAAGAATAATTACATTTTGAAAGTTCGGACAATGGGGAAGTAGGCTTTCTTGACCTGTTTAGGCTGTGTAGCTTTCTCCCACATCTGACTTTCACTCTAAGTTGGTGGGAATGTCGGGGTGATTTTCAACGGGGGTATTTCTTAAATTTAGGAGGGTATTTCGTTCCACAGAGGGATCTGGAGTTGAGGCAGAAGGCGATCGCCGATTGACCACCTTTCCTAACTTCGCGGGATCATTTGCCCCTAAACGGATGAGCAGCTTGGGCCCGGACTCTCCTAAGCGGATAATCATGCCATCCACTACCCTAGCTTGGGTAATTGATTTTCCGTCGATATAGGTTCCGTTGGCCCCAAAGTTAATCAATTCCCACTTCGACTCAAAATTTTGTAATTCAGCGTGACGACGGGAAACTACTGCACTATATAAAACAACGTCATTCTGGTTGCCTCGTCCTAAACGGACGACGCTTTCAGAATCAAATAGCCAACTTTGCACGGGGGTAGATTGGCTCGGATGCAGTAAAGTTAGGGTAATCACCGCAGTTTATAACCAATTAGGTTGAGGATTGCATGAGGATTGAAACAATCGCTACACACTAGCCATCATAGTACAACTTAACAATGGAAGGGAATGACTAAAAGTGGCAAAAAAGCGGCAATTAACCAACTCCACGCCCACCAAGGGAGATGATAGGGGGGTTGGGGTTCGTGGAGTAGGGCTTCAATCCGTTCTTGTAGGCGATCGCGCAAAATCGGCCGTTGAATCGTTGCGCTAATACTGGCGGGAGTCAGGAGGGGCGCACTAACCACCATTAACAGCGACTCAGCTAATAATAAACCATCTACCGATTGAGTCGCCCAACGATCAGCGCGTAATTCCCGTAATAAAAGCAATTCCTCCCAGAGGGCTTGAGTACTGGGCAGCCAAGGGGTGAGATGGCGTAAACAGCCTAACCAGAAAAACCAAAAGGTATCCCGATAGTAAATATGGGCTTGTTCGTGGCGTAACACGGCGTTAAGGTGTTCTGCATCTAAAGTTTTTAATAAACCTTGACTTACGACTAATTGCGGTTGCCAAAATCCCACCTGAGCGCAAAATAAGCCCTCACTGTCTAAAAGATAAGCCCGAGGGGCAGGAGGGGCGAGTTTAACCCGAGGGTAGGATTGGATGGTTTCTAGGGATTTGCCCCCTGCTAGGGCTTGTTTTAGGGGGATAGAGAAGGCAATCAGGAGGAAACCGAGAACCGCACCATAACTGAGGGGATCTGTGGGCATTCCCATCATTTTCCCTTGGGGTCCCATACAAAGAACTGCGATCGCCGTCATCACCAACAACAAGGGGGGCAGGGTAAAAACAATCATCGCCCCCACCCAGCGCCTAGACCAACCCGCTTTAGACCCAGAATCTGGGCAGGGGGTCCAACTGTAACGAATGGAAACAGCAACAGCGAGGACGAATAAACTCAAGAGTAAGTGCATTAGGACTCCTTCTCCTCCCGGGCTTGACGAACCGCTTGTAAACGATGGGCGATCGCCTGAATTTGCTCCAGACTCGCACTATCGAGACTATCGGCAAAAGCCGCCACAATATCCGGGTTACTCACCGCCAGAAAACGATTAAATTGTTCATAAGCAAACAGGACTTCCGCCTCCTCCTGACTCATACGAGGCGACCAAGAAAACGCCCGTCCTCGTTTCCGAGAGGTTAACCAGCCCTTTTTCTCCAAACGTTGTAAAACCGTAGTCACAGAAGTATAGGCCAGTTCTCGGTCTGGATCCGCCAAAATCCGTTCATGAATATCTTTCACCGTAGCAGACCCCAATTGCCAGACCCAGTGTAAGATTTCCTTTTCCAACGGGCCTAGGGAGAGTTTTTGGGGACGATGATCAGGCAGAGGAGTCATATCAAGTTCTCAATATAGCGAATACATAGGGCTTGCTGAATCAGTTGGAGAGTCGGGAATCGCCACTTGTGCAAGTTTTGGATGATCTGTTCCCCGTTCCCTTGCTGAGTCTAGCGTAGGCGTGTTATTCAGTAAGCCCTACCTAGATGTTATCTCCTTGGGGTATAAAAAAACATCCGCCCTTAAAGAGGTCTAAGACTACCAAGCTAAACAGTGTTTTTAGATCATCTTCCTAAAAGCTTTGCGGTATACCGCCTCCATTCCCTTAACAGGTAGTGGTGCTATCGTTGCATTATCCGGGAACAACCGGAAAAATGTCGCGTAAATGTATCAGAGCAGCCGTTTTCTAGAAGATTCCCACCAAGAACAAGGGGCGTGTAAAATCACGCCCCTTGTTTCTTCACAATTTAATTCTTCAATAGAAAAATTAAGCTGCAATCAGATAGCCTAGGATAGATCCTAATCTATTCCCCTGCCTCCTCGGAGGCTTCAGTACCTGCTTCCTCGGGGGCTTCGGTGCCTGCTTCCTCGGGGGCTTCGGTGCCTTCAGGCATGGTTTCCTCAGTGGTTTCTCCGGGGGCTTCAGTCCCCTCGGGAGTAGTGGTTTCAGGCTCAGTGCCGCAGGCTGCAACCGCAAACGCTAAACCTAAAGCGAGCAATAATTTGACAAATTTGGACTGGATCATGTGTTTACTCCTCATCAAGCCGGAAAATGAACTCCACCTTAGATTTTAAGGGAAGGTTAAAAAAAATTAAACTGTGGATAAAGATACAGCAAATGTAGCATTTTCTACATTTCTGTTCTCCGTCCAGATGAATGCTCCGCCACCTGCGTTCCGCGAAGTGGGGGTGTCTACAAGGATTTATCCCTTGTGACAAGTGGCATTCTTACCCTGTTGCGGGAACTTTTGCCCACATACACCTCTAAGTCGTTTCCGCTTAGAGTTGTTCAAACCACCATACACAAAAACAAAAATATGTCAAGTTTTTTGAAGCGAGTCAAGCCCTCCCAAAACGAGAAACGTTACAATCCTGCCCTAGGCTGTAAATCCTTGCATAGTCGGGAAATTAGGAGAATTCCTCAACGGGTTATTCCCGTACTAATACGGAGAGAAAACATAACTTTAATTATATTCACCAAGATTTTAAATATTTTTTTAAGATTTAAGACATTTTTGACCAAAAGGGGTGACTTCTGCTTATGTTGGATGTGGGTTAGTATTGGTGACTCATAAACCTTCGCTGCTGGCTCAAGGTCAAGCTCCATGTAGAACAGCAAAATCCCAAACAGCAAAATCCCAGCAGCCATCTTGATCTTCCGAGGGACTTTTCCTATGAAATTTTCATCTCATCTCCTACGTTCAGTCCTACTGACAACATTTTTTAGTTTTGCCGCCCCGATTATTGTCGCTGGAATGCTCCTGATGAGCTTTTGGCTGTTCCAAATGTTGCCTTATGGTCATGATGTAGGGCAACTTTGTATTAATCAGGTTCTCACCTTCTTAGCCGTATTTGGCAACGGTCATCCGGTAGAAGGAAGCATTACTATTGGACTCTGTTGGGGTTTTGTAGGGGCTATGTTTGATTTGTGTACGTTCTATCGCTATCAACATCTTTAGTGTGACACTACATTACTTGTCCTTATATTTCGTGATCCTATCATGAAAATTTTAGTTGTTGAAGATGATCCAGTCACAGGGGACTTTTTGACACGATTATTAACTCAACACCATTATGTAATAGACCGAGCAATAGATGGTCGTAGCGGCTTGGATTTAGCCAGCAGTGCAGACTACGACCTCATTCTGTTGGATTGGTTAATCCCCCATCTTGATGGCCTAACCCTCTGCCGTCGTTTGCGTTCGAGTGGCTACCAAAAGCCCATCTTACTGTTAACATCTAAAACCTCCCATCAGGATGTCGTCGCCGGATTTGAGGCTGGGGCGGATGATTATGTCACCAAACCCTACACCCCCTCAGAACTCCTCGCCCGTATTCGCGCCTTACTCCGACGGGCAGCCCATCCCCTGAACCCCAAAATCCTGCGCTGGGGAGAGCTTTGTTGTAATCCCGCCACCGCAGAAGTCACCTATCAGAATCAACTAATCTCCTTAACCCATAAGGAATATAACGTCTTACAACTTTTCTTAGAAAATCCTCAACGGGTCTATAGTCGGAGTGCCATTATTGATCGGCTGTGGTCAATGGATCATTGTCCGACAGAAAGCGCCGTGACAACACTAATCAAAGAAGTACGCCGTAAATTGCGGGTGGCCGGGCTACCCATTGATCCCATTGACACCTTATATGGTCTGGGCTACCGTTTAAAGCCCCAAGAAGCCGCCCCCCCTATCCCCAATTTATCCACCCTCAAAACCGACAAATTAGCCCGCTTGGTGACGGTTTTAAAGCAGTATCAGGACAGTTTTCATGAGCAGGTACAGCTTTTAGACAAAGCGGCAGAAGCCCTGAAGGACAACACCCTGACTCCAGAATTGCACGAACAGGCCAAAATCAACGCCCACAAACTAGCCGGAAGTCTGGGTACCTTTGGCTATCCGATGGGGTCAGAAATAGCCCGAAAATTAGAGGAACTTCTCGGCCGAGAAACTCCCTATACAGCGCTCGAATCGGTTTATTTTAGTAATCAAGTTACTCAGTTAAAACATATTCTCTGCTGTCCTCCTCGTCTTGATGACGAAACCGGACAATTGCCCACCCCCTTAGTTTTAGTGGTTGATGATGACCTGAACTTAACCAGTCAGTTAATGCGAGAAGCGACCCAGTGGGGGGTGAGAATTGAGACTGTCCAGACCATTGAAGAAGCGCGACAGTGGTTAAAACAACGATTACCCGATGTCATCTTGCTAGATTTAGTCTTTTCCGAAACCGAACAAAATGGCTTGCAATTTTTGGATGAATTAACCCATCGCCTGCCCCAGATTCCGGTGTTAATGTTTACAGTGCGAGGGGGATTAGGCGATCGCATCACCGCCTCCCGTTTAGGCGCGAAAGGCTTTCTCCATAAGCCCATTGCCCTCCCCCAAATCGTCCAAACCATCACCCCCCTCCTTCTCCCCCCCACCAGCACCGATGCTAAAGTGATGATCATGGATGATGATCCCCTCACCCTCAAAACCCTCCGCAGTTTATTGGAACCGTGGGGACTCGAAATTACCACCATTAAGCACCCCGATCAATTTTGGGAAGCCCTCACCCAAACTGCCCCCGATTTATTGATTCTCAACCTAGAAATGACCGTTGTCCAGAGTCTCGAACTCTGCCGCGTTGTGCGTCAAGATGCCGAATGGGGCGATTTACCTATTATCGGCATTACAGATCGTTCACAAGCCCAAGCCATTCAAGAAGTTTTCGCGGCTGGCGTAGATGATTTTATTGGGAAGCCCGTAGTCGGCCCCGAATTAGTGACTCGTGTTCTCATTCGCATTGAACGGATTCAACTCCAGCACCAACTGAAAACCCTACAACATCAAGAAAAACAAAAATTACAATATCAAGCCCGCATTGACGGGTTAACCCAAATCGCCAATCGTCGTCACTTTGAGGAATATTTACAACAAGTTTGGTTACAACATCACCGAGAAAAAGAATCTTGTAGCTTGCTATTAGGGGATCTAGACTACTTCAAACTCTACAACGACACCTACGGTCATTTAGCCGGAGATCGTTGTTTACAAACCGTTGCCCATCTTCTCAATAGCTCCCTAAAGCGCCCCGGTGATTTATTAGCCCGTTACGGAGGAGAAGAATTTGCAATTATATTACCAAAAACCAATTTAACCGGGGCCGTTCGTGTCGCTCAACGCATCCGAGACAAACTCAAAAAAGCCGATATTCCCCATATCAAATCCCCCGTTTGTGATGCCGCCGGAATTCCCTATGGACGGGTAACAATGAGTCTAGGAGTCAGCAGTGGAATCCCTCAAGGAAATCAGTCTTTAGATCAATGGCTGCACATTGTCGATCAGGCCTTATATGAAGCCAAGGCACAAGGAAGAGATCGGTTTGTCTGTCTGCCCTGGTGAAAAGTGATGAGAACTGGTGAGAACTGATGAGAACTGATGAGAAGTAATCAACAGTTTGTGAAAATGTCTGTGAAAATGTCTGTGAAAATTTCGTGAAAATTTCCTAGAGAGAACCGGCTCAGTCTTCCCCTCGTCGCCCCCCTATTCTACCCTGCCCTCCTGAATGGTTACAATCAGAGAATGAATTGCTTCGGTTGTACTCCTCGCCAATTTAGGATTACCGGATGTCCAATATACCAGATGAAACCGCCCAAGCCCTTCGCACGAGTGAAAACAGACTCCGTTTAGTCACCAATGCCTTACCCGTTTGTATTTCCTATATCGATCGAGAATTGCGCTATCAATTTGCGAATCAAACCTATCAAAAATGGTTCGGACGCTCCACTGATGAAATTATCAATCAATACCTCTGGGATGTTATTGGTCAAGTTGCCTATGAAAACATAAAATCTAAGGTTGATCAAGTCTTACAAGGGCAAACGGTAGAATATGAAACAGAAATGGTTTATAGCCCTAATCATATTCGTTATGTTGCCGCTACCCTCGTCCCTGACCTAGGAGAAGATGGTCAGGTCTTGGGGTATTATGCCCTAATTGAAGACCGCTCCAATCAACGCAAAACAGAAGCCGAATTAAAAGACTTAGCGCAACGAATGTTAACGGTGATTGAAACGGTGGGGGAAGGGATTACCCTGAGCAATTTAGGGGGAGAATTTATGATTCTCAACTCTAAATTAGAACAAATTACAGGCTACAGTCGGGAAGAAGTGAGAAGTTTTCAAGACTTCTTGATTTATCTTTATCCGAATCTACAAGAACGACAACGAGTTGCCCAAGAAATTCAAGATGTTTTACGGGTTGGAGTGCGAGAAAATATCGAAACCCAAATTGTTACTAAATCTGGTAAGCGCAAAACTTTATTAGTCTCTACTTCTCGCCTAGAAATCAATAACGAGCCTTGGCTATTGAGTGCCTATCGAGACATTACAGAACGTCAAGTGATTGAATTACAACTACGGGATAGTGAAGCACGATTACAGACCATTGTCAATAACACTTTTGATGGAATTTTAATCGTAGATAGTCAAGGAATTGTACGCTTTGCTAATCCGGCCGTTACCCGTTTATTTAATAAATCCATTGAGCAAATTATGGGGAGTGAATTGGGTCGTCCTATTGTAGTAGGAGGTTCAGCAGAAATTGAGCTACATTCTCGGGGTCAAGAAGTCAAATATGCAGAAATGACGGTGGCTGAGGCGCAATGGGAAGGGGAGAATGTTTACATTGTTTCCTTACGAGATATTAGTGAGCGAAAACAGGCTGAACGAGCTTTACGCGAGAGTGAGGAACGGTTTCGTCGGGCTTTTCGCGACTCTGCTATTGGTATGGCATTAGTGACAATTGAGGGGGAATTTTTGCGGGTCAATCGTTCTTTATGTGAAATTTTAGGCTATAGTGAAGCGGAGTTTAGCCACTTAACCTTAAAAGGGATTACTCACCCAGAAGATTGGTCAATGAGTGAGTGTTATCAACAGCAAATTATCCGGGGAGAAATTCGCTACTATCAACAAGAAAAGCGGTATTTTAATCGGCACGGTCAAGCGGTTTGGGTGTTGGTTTCTGCGTCTTTGGTGCGAGATAGTGAGGGACAGCCTTTATATTTGATTGCCCAAGTGCAAGATATTAGTGAACAACGGGCAATTGACCAGATGAAACATGAATTTATTTCTGTGGTCAGTCATGAGTTACGCACGCCTTTGACGGCCATTGAGGGGGCTTTAGGGTTATTAGCAACGGGGATTTATAACAATAAACCGGAGAAAGCCCAACGAATGTTAGAAATTGCCCGGACAGATTGCGATCGCCTTGTCCGCTTGGTCAATGATATCCTGAGCTTGGAACGCTTGGACTCGGGACAGTTTCAGTTAGAGATGGCCTCCTGTTCCGTGGCCCACTTAATGAAACAGTCCGTCGAGGTGATGCAGGCGATCGCCAGTACAGTTCCCATTACCCTGACCACCCAACCCCTAGAGGCTCAAGTTTGGGCTGAGGCTGACTCCATTTTACAAACCCTAACCAACCTCTTGAACAATGCCATCAAATTTTCCCCACCCCATACCACCGTTACTGTCTCAGCCCAAGATTATGGGGCCAGCATCTGTTTTTGTGTCCAAGATCAAGGGCGTGGCATCCCCCCCGATAAACTACACAGCATTTTCCGCCGTTTCCAACAAGTGGATGTGTCCGATGCCCGTCAAAAAGGAGGCACAGGATTAGGACTTGCCATCTGTCAGAAAATTATTGAACAACACGGAGGACGAATTTGGGCAGAAAGTCAACTAGGACAAGGAACTTGTTTTTATTTCACCCTGCCTAAAGCTTAGGTTTTACTCTTTATTTTTGCGAGTGTCAACCGCAAAAAATAATAAAAAAAAACCTTAATTTTACTCGAATAGATGAAGATTTTCAATTGTTTTGTGATATCATGAAAAAATCCAATATTTTGGAAAATTTTGACCATGATTGATCCTAACTTAATTGCTAAAATACCTGACGAATTCGCCGAAGTTAAACCGTTTTTAGAAAATAATTTACTGCCTTATATCGCCATAACCTGCCACGACCAGGGCTGGATTAGCGGTTCTGAACCAGACTTATTGAAACCTTGGGAGACAAAACTAGGGGGATATCCTTATTTACCCAAAGGAATGGACTACCCCAAAGATGCAGAAACCAATCGGCTTTTAATGTTTTTAGGTCAGATTGACTGCGCTGATGTGCCGGAATTGCCTGGTTTCAACTTTCCTAAACAGGGACTTTTACAATTTTACACAGGATACATCGTTCCCATGGGACAGTGGGAGTCCACACAACATTACATTCGTTACTTTCCAGAGATTTCTAAAGACGAAGGGGAATTAATCACAGATTTTAGTTTTCTGGCAGAAGAACGAAGTTATAATGAGTGGTATGATCATGTTTATCGCTTAAGTTTCTCTCTGGAGTCTGATGTTTTCTTAGACTATCGTAGCGGTTTTTCGGTGTTTCATCCCTTAGACGAACCCGAAAATCTGCCGAACTGGGAGGAATTTTATTATGAGTGGTTTTATGAACAAGAGGAACACATGGCACTCAAAGGAAATGGGAAATTAGGGG contains the following coding sequences:
- a CDS encoding M56 family metallopeptidase, coding for MHLLLSLFVLAVAVSIRYSWTPCPDSGSKAGWSRRWVGAMIVFTLPPLLLVMTAIAVLCMGPQGKMMGMPTDPLSYGAVLGFLLIAFSIPLKQALAGGKSLETIQSYPRVKLAPPAPRAYLLDSEGLFCAQVGFWQPQLVVSQGLLKTLDAEHLNAVLRHEQAHIYYRDTFWFFWLGCLRHLTPWLPSTQALWEELLLLRELRADRWATQSVDGLLLAESLLMVVSAPLLTPASISATIQRPILRDRLQERIEALLHEPQPPYHLPWWAWSWLIAAFLPLLVIPFHC
- a CDS encoding FHA domain-containing protein, with protein sequence MITLTLLHPSQSTPVQSWLFDSESVVRLGRGNQNDVVLYSAVVSRRHAELQNFESKWELINFGANGTYIDGKSITQARVVDGMIIRLGESGPKLLIRLGANDPAKLGKVVNRRSPSASTPDPSVERNTLLNLRNTPVENHPDIPTNLE
- a CDS encoding BlaI/MecI/CopY family transcriptional regulator, translating into MTPLPDHRPQKLSLGPLEKEILHWVWQLGSATVKDIHERILADPDRELAYTSVTTVLQRLEKKGWLTSRKRGRAFSWSPRMSQEEAEVLFAYEQFNRFLAVSNPDIVAAFADSLDSASLEQIQAIAHRLQAVRQAREEKES
- a CDS encoding response regulator, which gives rise to MKILVVEDDPVTGDFLTRLLTQHHYVIDRAIDGRSGLDLASSADYDLILLDWLIPHLDGLTLCRRLRSSGYQKPILLLTSKTSHQDVVAGFEAGADDYVTKPYTPSELLARIRALLRRAAHPLNPKILRWGELCCNPATAEVTYQNQLISLTHKEYNVLQLFLENPQRVYSRSAIIDRLWSMDHCPTESAVTTLIKEVRRKLRVAGLPIDPIDTLYGLGYRLKPQEAAPPIPNLSTLKTDKLARLVTVLKQYQDSFHEQVQLLDKAAEALKDNTLTPELHEQAKINAHKLAGSLGTFGYPMGSEIARKLEELLGRETPYTALESVYFSNQVTQLKHILCCPPRLDDETGQLPTPLVLVVDDDLNLTSQLMREATQWGVRIETVQTIEEARQWLKQRLPDVILLDLVFSETEQNGLQFLDELTHRLPQIPVLMFTVRGGLGDRITASRLGAKGFLHKPIALPQIVQTITPLLLPPTSTDAKVMIMDDDPLTLKTLRSLLEPWGLEITTIKHPDQFWEALTQTAPDLLILNLEMTVVQSLELCRVVRQDAEWGDLPIIGITDRSQAQAIQEVFAAGVDDFIGKPVVGPELVTRVLIRIERIQLQHQLKTLQHQEKQKLQYQARIDGLTQIANRRHFEEYLQQVWLQHHREKESCSLLLGDLDYFKLYNDTYGHLAGDRCLQTVAHLLNSSLKRPGDLLARYGGEEFAIILPKTNLTGAVRVAQRIRDKLKKADIPHIKSPVCDAAGIPYGRVTMSLGVSSGIPQGNQSLDQWLHIVDQALYEAKAQGRDRFVCLPW
- a CDS encoding PAS domain S-box protein, with protein sequence MSNIPDETAQALRTSENRLRLVTNALPVCISYIDRELRYQFANQTYQKWFGRSTDEIINQYLWDVIGQVAYENIKSKVDQVLQGQTVEYETEMVYSPNHIRYVAATLVPDLGEDGQVLGYYALIEDRSNQRKTEAELKDLAQRMLTVIETVGEGITLSNLGGEFMILNSKLEQITGYSREEVRSFQDFLIYLYPNLQERQRVAQEIQDVLRVGVRENIETQIVTKSGKRKTLLVSTSRLEINNEPWLLSAYRDITERQVIELQLRDSEARLQTIVNNTFDGILIVDSQGIVRFANPAVTRLFNKSIEQIMGSELGRPIVVGGSAEIELHSRGQEVKYAEMTVAEAQWEGENVYIVSLRDISERKQAERALRESEERFRRAFRDSAIGMALVTIEGEFLRVNRSLCEILGYSEAEFSHLTLKGITHPEDWSMSECYQQQIIRGEIRYYQQEKRYFNRHGQAVWVLVSASLVRDSEGQPLYLIAQVQDISEQRAIDQMKHEFISVVSHELRTPLTAIEGALGLLATGIYNNKPEKAQRMLEIARTDCDRLVRLVNDILSLERLDSGQFQLEMASCSVAHLMKQSVEVMQAIASTVPITLTTQPLEAQVWAEADSILQTLTNLLNNAIKFSPPHTTVTVSAQDYGASICFCVQDQGRGIPPDKLHSIFRRFQQVDVSDARQKGGTGLGLAICQKIIEQHGGRIWAESQLGQGTCFYFTLPKA
- the bchL gene encoding ferredoxin:protochlorophyllide reductase (ATP-dependent) iron-sulfur ATP-binding protein, with translation MKLSVYGKGGIGKSTTSCNISVALAKRGKKVLQIGCDPKHDSTFTLTGFLIPTIIDTLQEKDFHYEDIWPEDVIYKGYAGVDCVEAGGPPAGAGCGGYVVGETVKLLKELNAFDEYDVILFDVLGDVVCGGFAAPLNYSDYCMIVTDNGFDALFAANRIAASVREKARTHPLRLAGLIGNRTSKRDLIEKYIEAVPMPVLEVLPLIEDIRVSRVKGKTLFEMAEQDPSLNYVCDFYLNIADQVLALPEGVVPSEAQDRELFTLLSDYYLNPPKAASVTVEDELDLMMV
- a CDS encoding DUF1963 domain-containing protein, coding for MIDPNLIAKIPDEFAEVKPFLENNLLPYIAITCHDQGWISGSEPDLLKPWETKLGGYPYLPKGMDYPKDAETNRLLMFLGQIDCADVPELPGFNFPKQGLLQFYTGYIVPMGQWESTQHYIRYFPEISKDEGELITDFSFLAEERSYNEWYDHVYRLSFSLESDVFLDYRSGFSVFHPLDEPENLPNWEEFYYEWFYEQEEHMALKGNGKLGGYPEVHSYVPETLDKAEGQLLLELDHPDDDGGFFYFFIDPEKLSQLDFSEVSSYLVAV